CATGCGGACGCACGACGTGCAGCGGCGCGCACCCGCTGCACGTGCGGCTACGCAAACGATTCGCATGCGGCCAGCCGGGGCGTGCCTTGCGACGCGGCTCCGATCCGGCCGGTGCATCGGCCGCGTGTCGCGCGCAGAGCGCCGCGGCGAACCGCTGCAACGCGAGGACGGACCCCGCGACGCTCTGATACTTTTCGCGGCCGATCTGCCCGTCGAGCGTGACGAGCAACCCGGCCTCGCGTGCGAGCGCGAGCAGGGTGTCGAGATCGTCGGACGGACGGTTGCCGGCCGACGCGGCCCGGGCGGGCAGGGCGCGCGCGTTGCCCGACGCGCGCCGCTGGCCGTCCCGGCCCGGTAAGTTGCGATGTGCCATGGTTGGTCTCCTGCGCCGGACCCCGCGTGCCGGCTCGACGGCCGACTGAGCGATGTTCCGGTATGAACGCCTGGTTCATGTGATCAGTATCGTGTGGCGAGGGCACGCTGCCAAGCGGCGCGCGCTGAAGTCGCTGTCAGGAAATTGCGCGACGCGTATCGGAATCCGCTGACACGCGCGGCGGCCGGCCGGTCCGGCGCGTTCGTCCCCCATGAATGAACGGCACGCGGCGGGCGCCGCTTGACGCGTGATTTCGGCCGGTCTAAGTTCGCTTTTGCATCGGCGTCGCCCGGCGTTCCACCCGCCGCCCGTCGCCAGTGCCACGCCCGGGGTGGGGTGGCAGGGCTTTCAGTTTCGTTCGCGGGCCACGTGCACCGCGAACCCCGCGCGGCCGGTTCGGCAACGCAACGAACCGGCGCGGCGGCACGCAATGTGCCGTTGATCGCGCGCAAACACGCGTCGGCGCATCGTACGCCGCCCGTCTATCCAGTCTTTAAGCTTCCAGTACCGTCATCTTTTCGTTCCTCGACCGTCAGGAGTTCGTCGATGTCCAAGGACAATTTGCTCGATTCACTCAAGGAAGCCGCCGAACAGCGCGCGATCGGCGCGGATCAGCTGCGTGCGATGCTCGACGACGAAGTGCGCGCGCTGTCGTCCGGTGCGCGCGTGCACGACTACATCCACGTGTTCGCGATCCGGAATCTGCGCGAGCGGATGCGCCGGAAGGACGACTTCGACCGCGATACCCGGGCCGACGCGGCACCTGCGGACGACGATCCGCGTCCGAGCCATCGGTTGTAGCGGAGGGGAGCCGGGCGCCGAGACCGGCG
This is a stretch of genomic DNA from Burkholderia cenocepacia. It encodes these proteins:
- a CDS encoding DUF3562 domain-containing protein; translated protein: MSKDNLLDSLKEAAEQRAIGADQLRAMLDDEVRALSSGARVHDYIHVFAIRNLRERMRRKDDFDRDTRADAAPADDDPRPSHRL